From Drosophila subpulchrella strain 33 F10 #4 breed RU33 unplaced genomic scaffold, RU_Dsub_v1.1 Primary Assembly Seq354, whole genome shotgun sequence, the proteins below share one genomic window:
- the LOC119560852 gene encoding HEAT repeat-containing protein 5B isoform X4 produces the protein MENLNFARTPQFLRKVISEARRSFINSDPFAASSARGRSEAEEEASSEMELAHTLTLNEEALKQLPEHKRPVFELEWLRYLEKALPLASKPDIKASQKKLVQQLSERIQGAPGPPIRKLIASALATLFSVGDTFMLFDTVNACNDILKNKDDSPSYLPTKLAAICVLGSMYEKLGRMMGRTYEDTVQILIRTLRNAESQARIEIMHTLEKVSAGMGTAIANVHKDIYKAAKHCLLDRVMAVRVAAARCISKMIYSAPFLYQTELESLGTLCFRAFDGSNYEVRCAVALLLGTLLAYTQQLAEAATGKKKQGQAVAIQAVKGATQRLVSLDEALGILMSGFLRGGASFLKGTGEIIKGSSGVNREVRVGVTHAYVVFVQTMGSVWLERQLSTFLAHVLDLVANPKAACSHVDAVYSRKCINFILRSTIGKMLGEKAQSAACKELVHLVAKQMNSIDFNPENAKDSNQETLFSQHLLVCALQELSSLLIGLGTTAQNLLGDQSLQAIDATCAVLVHPCAAARLAAAWCLRCACVAVPGQITPLIDRFVEAIEQMRSSPEAIAGYSCALAAILGSVRYSPLGIPHTKGKVVFNCAEELLRSASQNSRMSLHRTQAGWLLIGAIMTLGSPVVKGLLPRMLLLWRNSFPRSNKELESEKARGDAFTWQVTLEGRAGALSVMHSFLLNCPDLLNEDITRRLLTPIESALAMLVNLASVLKSYGTQLKAPAAMVRLRLFETLTLLPANALEASYTHLLRMLVSEFTLSDNAANTTNSLLRTLCHGDDSIILGTWLQETNHRTIEDQLQPNSAAGSGALEHDPCCLYRPSWSAQGSGSSAGGPASATSSGSNGTNNIQLISKAQQCPGPLPLGVAVIDMAVTLYGTIFPKVANKHRLQMLEHFAECIRQAKSSRQEAVQMNIFTALLCALKNLTDSKTSLGQEDVRKSATALIVASLTSANSTIRCAAGEALGRLAQVVGDSHFTAELAQNSFDKLKSARDVVTRTGHSHALGCLHRYVGGMGSSQHLSTSVSILLALGQDSASPVVQAWSLYALAQIADSGGPMFRGYVEATLTLCLKLLLTVPHAHVDVHQCVGRVVNALITTVGPELQGGGGAVASMRGSFLCSAALLQAHADPLVQAEAIGCLQQLHLFASKSLQLEELVPTLVGMLPCNYFILRKASVSCLRQLAHREAKEVCDLALTINAEQLPDLVITEYGLPGLLFSLLDTETDAEMLRNIHDTLTSMLQMLAADNLSFWLSLCKNVLTVAVEGGLNDDPAGAEQGKGKDAGGEDEEEDEEEEYADDVTEYRAEENTSTHPAVQPRWPTRVFAAQCVRRIIASCEAASSVHFDLLQAKEQQLIRSRGDYLILHLAELIRMSFMAATSDSDQLRLEGLRTLQEIIDRFANVPEPEFPGHLLLEQFQAQVGAALRPAFAQDTPSHVTAAACEVCSAWIGSGVARDIGDLRRVHQLLVSSLSKLSSKTNSTQLYNESMATLEKLSILKAWAEVYIVAMLGNGKAPASLLNLQSQQSGLQSLTNLETDQDVPDSRGESLLGLVQPELHNLSTHWLSAMKDHALLLLPAEFQSQLPHDGGAFYTTDTINSSKPHYMTSWPPILYASALWLRDEGFARHQDTSETAAESNNNQITHGSLSADRFHMIFGICMEALCSMRSSERPRNIVSCLRSLHSIFDSDWARRQLVKDRALTIELCHVLHRQILTRDELMVQLLCVEILKQTIRAAREDLERKRDDNANSEDEKGGERLGEDDSMQPGSSHVYAVLEVCLCLFVRQIPTMNPTRQGAGGSGLHLDFAYAKMATGTSFFSVLGDDNGLLVASGLQCVEQLLDLCTPKGALAILPTVLYMTTSIVKEIANKSAIDSTILANTSAVKAALQCLRSVCVHKWAKVEETSEEWQQLLQSALATIVDLTKTAGDNEERRVDEVTMLLAITVFILHTPASVVATPSLQYPCINHFRQCLQSEHLSVKLRCIETTRSIFARAELKTATPYIHALAPRMIESLYAESSKVPTSELELQVTLESIITVEQLIDLSEPQHHIQMLTLLVPVLIGFLADPSRLRTLPKYQRQLHDQALQWLLKIGPKYPQEFKALMGQTPELRQKLEAAIRSQQQSINIAQKATEAQRNLLAKPQKPTIKLKTDFSNFQ, from the exons AtggaaaacttaaattttgcACGCACGCCGCAATTTCTGCGCAAAGTTATCTCCGAGGCGCGCAG ATCGTTTATAAACAGCGACCCATTTGCCGCCTCATCCGCAAGGGGACGTTCGGAAGCCGAGGAGGAGGCATCATCCGAGATGGAGCTCGCCCACACTTTGACCCTTAATGAGGAGGCTCTCAAGCAGTTGCCCGAGCACAAGCGGCCGGTATTCGAGCTGGAATGGCTGCGCTACTTGGAGAAGGCGCTGCCACTGGCCTCCAAGCCGGACATCAAGGCCAGCCAGAAGAAGCTGGTGCAGCAGCTCTCGGAACGCATCCAGGGTGCCCCGGGTCCGCCCATTCGCAAGCTCATCGCCAGCGCCTTGGCCACGCTCTTCTCCGTTGGCGACACCTTCATGCTCTTTGACACAGTCAACGCCTGCAACGACATCCTCAAGAACAAAGATGACTCGCCCAGCTATTTGCCCACCAAGCT CGCCGCCATTTGCGTCCTGGGCTCGATGTACGAAAAGCTGGGTCGGATGATGGGCCGCACCTACGAGGACACGGTACAGATCCTCATTCGCACCCTGCGCAATGCGGAGTCTCAGGCGCGCATCGAGATCATGCACACGCTGGAGAAGGTGAGCGCTGGCATGGGCACCGCCATTGCCAACGTGCACAAGGACATCTACAAGGCGGCCAAGCACTGCCTGCTGGATCGAGTGATGGCCGTTCGAGTGGCCGCCGCCCGCTGCATCTCAAAGATGATATACAGTGCACCATTCCTTTACCAGACCGAGCTGGAGAGTCTGGGAACCCTGTGCTTCCGTGCCTTCGACGGGAGCAACTACGAAGTCCGATGTGCGGTGGCTCTTCTGCTGGGCACACTTCTGGCCTACACTCAACAACTGGCAGAGGCAGCAACGGGCAAAAAGAAGCAGGGTCAAGCGGTGGCCATACAGGCGGTCAAGGGCGCTACTCAACGTCTGGTTTCCCTGGACGAAGCACTGGGCATCCTGATGTCTGGTTTCCTGCGTGGCGGAGCTTCTTTTCTCAAGGGAACCGGAGAGATTATCAAAGGCAGCTCTGGAGTGAACAGAGAAGTGCGTGTGGGCGTAACCCATGCCTATGTAGTCTTTGTGCAAACCATGGGCAGCGTTTGGCTGGAGCGACAGTTGAGCACTTTTCTGGCACATGTTCTGGACCTGGTGGCAAATCCCAAGGCCGCCTGCTCCCACGTGGACGCGGTGTACTCGCGAAAGTGCATCAACTTTATACTCCGATCGACGATTGGCAAGATGCTGGGCGAAAAGGCGCAAAGCGCTGCTTGCAAGGAGCTGGTCCACCTGGTGGCCAAACAGATGAATTCCATTGACTTCAATCCCGAAAACGCCAAGGATTCGAATCAAGAAACGCTGTTCAGTCAGCACTTGCTGGTGTGTGCCCTGCAGGAACTGAGCTCTCTGCTCATTGGATTGGGAACCACGGCCCAGAACTTGTTGGGAGATCAATCCCTGCAAGCCATCGATGCCACCTGTGCCGTTCTCGTGCATCCCTGTGCTGCCGCTCGCTTGGCTGCCGCTTGGTGTTTGCGTTGCGCTTGTGTGGCGGTTCCTGGACAGATCACACCACTGATCGATCGCTTTGTGGAGGCCATCGAGCAGATGCGATCCTCGCCAGAAGCAATCGCTGGATACAGCTGCGCTCTGGCGGCCATTTTGGGAAGCGTTCGGTACTCGCCGTTGGGCATACCCCACACAAAGGGCAAGGTCGTGTTCAACTGCGCGGAGGAACTGCTGCGATCTGCTTCCCAGAATAGCCGCATGTCGCTGCATCGCACCCAGGCCGGCTGGTTGTTGATCGGAGCCATCATGACTTTGGGATCGCCAGTGGTCAAGGGCTTGCTGCCGCGAATGCTGCTACTATGGCGGAACTCGTTCCCGCGATCCAACAAAGAGCTGGAGTCAGAGAAGGCGCGCGGTGATGCCTTCACTTGGCAGGTGACGCTCGAGGGCAGAGCTGGAGCTCTCTCCGTGATGCACAGCTTCCTGCTTAATTGTCCGGATCTGCTGAACGAGGACATAACCAGGCGGCTGCTCACGCCCATCGAGAGCGCCCTGGCTATGCTGGTCAA TTTGGCCTCTGTCCTAAAGAGCTATGGCACACAGCTAAAGGCTCCGGCAGCCATGGTACGACTACGTCTGTTCGAGACCCTTACCCTGCTGCCGGCAAATGCCCTAGAGGCCTCCTACACTCATCTCCTTCGCATGCTCGTCTCAGAATTCACCCTGTCAGATAACGCAGCCAACACCACTAACTCACTACTGCGTACACTCTGCCATGGTGATGATTCTATCATTCTGGGAACCTGGCTTCAGGAAACCAACCACCGCACCATTGAGGACCAG CTGCAACCCAATAGCGCCGCTGGATCTGGGGCCCTAGAGCATGATCCATGCTGCCTCTACCGTCCCAGTTGGTCCGCCCAGGGCAGTGGATCCAGCGCTGGAGGCCCAGCATCAGCAACATCGTCTGGAAGCAACGGAACCAACAACATCCAGCTGATCAGCAAGGCCCAACAGTGCCCAGGACCTTTGCCACTCGGAGTGGCTGTGATCGATATGGCAGTGACACTCTACGGGACCATCTTTCCCAAGGTCGCCAACAAGCATAGGCTGCAAATGCTAGAGCACTTTGCCGAGTGCATTCGCCAGGCGAAGAGCAGTCGCCAAGAAGCCGTCCAAATGAATATATTTACGGCTCTGCTGTGCGCTCTAAAGAACCTTACCGATAGCAAGACTAGTTTGGGTCAGGAGGATGTAAGAAAGAGTGCCACGGCATTGATAGTTGCTTCGTTGACAAGTGCCAATTCCACCATACGATGTGCGGCTGGAGAGGCCTTGGGAAGACTAGCCCAGGTGGTGGGAGATTCTCATTTCACCGCGGAGTTGGCTCAAAATAGTTTCGATAAACTTAAGTCTGCCAGAGATGTCGTCACAAGAACCGGACATTCGCACGCCCTGGGATGCCTTCATCGCTATGTGGGTGGAATGGGCTCGTCGCAGCATCTGAGTACCAGTGTATCCATCCTGCTGGCCTTGGGTCAAGACAGTGCCTCGCCTGTGGTGCAGGCTTGGTCGCTGTATGCTTTGGCGCAGATTGCCGACTCTGGAGGACCCATGTTCCGTGGCTATGTGGAGGCTACTTTGACGCTGTGCCTAAAACTCCTCCTTACCGTTCCCCATGCTCATGTGGATGTGCATCAGTGCGTGGGACGCGTAGTGAATGCTTTGATCACCACCGTGGGACCGGAGTTACAAGGAGGCGGTGGAGCAGTGGCCAGTATGAGGGGATCATTCCTCTGCTCAGCAGCTCTTCTTCAGGCGCACGCGGATCCCCTAGTGCAAGCAGAGGCCATTGGTTGCCTGCAGCAGCTGCATCTCTTTGCCAGTAAATCCCTGCAACTGGAGGAGCTGGTGCCCACGTTGGTTGGAATGTTGCCCTGTAACTATTTCATACTGCGAAAGGCCTCCGTTTCCTGTCTCCGGCAATTGGCCCATCGGGAAGCAAAGGAAGTGTGTGACCTAGCACTCACCATTAACGCCGAACAACTTCCAGACTTGGTAATTACGGAATACGGACTTCCAGGATTGCTTTTCTCTCTTCTCGATACCGAAACGGACGCAGAAATGCTGCGGAACATTCATGATACCCTCACTTCAATGCTGCAAATGCTGGCTGCAGACAATCTTAGCTTCTGGTTGAGTCTCTGCAAGAATGTGTTAACCGTAGCTGTTGAAGGAGGACTCAATGATGATCCCGCTGGTGCAGAACAAGGGAAGGGCAAGGATGCTGGAGGAGAAGATGAGGAAGAGGACGAGGAAGAGgagtatgctgatgatgtaaCAGAATACCGAGCGGAGGAGAACACTTCCACCCACCCCGCAGTGCAGCCGCGGTGGCCCACTCGTGTTTTTGCCGCCCAGTGCGTCCGACGGATCATCGCCAGTTGCGAGGCAGCCAGCTCGGTGCACTTCGATCTCCTGCAGGCCAAGGAACAGCAACTCATTCGCTCGCGCGGAGATTATCTCATCCTGCATTTGGCGGAGCTGATTCGAATGTCCTTCATGGCCGCCACATCGGACTCGGATCAACTGAGATTGGAAGGATTGCGCACTCTGCAAGAGATCATTGATCGGTTTGCTAACGTTCCAGAACCAGAGTTCCCTGGTCATCTTCTGTTGGAGCAGTTCCAGGCTCAGGTGGGAGCCGCTTTGCGTCCTGCTTTTGCGCAGGATACGCCTTCTCATGTGACGGCTGCTGCTTGTGAAGTTTGCTCCGCGTGGATTGGCTCCGGAGTGGCTCGCGATATTGGAGATTTAAGAAGAGTTCACCAATTGCTAGTGAGTTCTCTTAGCAAGCTCTCCTCAAAAACCAACAGCACTCAGTTGTACAACGAATCCATGGCCACGTTGGAGAAGTTAAGCATTCTTAAGGCCTGGGCGGAGGTTTACATTGTCGCCATGCTAGGGAATGGAAAGGCTCCAGCTTCCCTCCTCAATCTCCAATCCCAGCAGTCCGGCTTACAATCCCTTACCAACTTGGAAACGGATCAGGATGTTCCTGACAGTCGAGGAGAGAGTCTCCTAGGATTAGTGCAACCAGAGCTCCATAATCTATCCACTCACTGGTTGAGTGCCATGAAGGATCATGCCTTGCTGCTGCTTCCGGCGGAATTCCAGTCCCAACTCCCCCACGACGGAGGCGCCTTCTACACTACGGATACAATTAACTCGTCAAAACCACATTATATGACCAGTTGGCCCCCAATCCTCTACGCCTCTGCACTCTGGTTAAGGGATGAGGGCTTTGCCCGCCACCAAGATACGAGTGAAACGGCTGCGGAATCGAACAACAACCAGATCACCCACGGTTCTTTGTCGGCGGATCGCTTCCACATGATCTTTGGCATCTGCATGGAGGCACTTTGCAGCATGAGAAGTTCTGAGAGACCCAGGAATATAGTGAGTTGTCTACGCTCGCTGCACAGTATCTTTGATTCGGATTGGGCGAGGAGACAATTGGTCAAGGATCGAGCCCTAACCATTGAACTCTGTCACGTACTACACCGTCAGATCCTGACGAGAGATGAGTTGATGGTGCAACTGCTGTGCGTGGAAATTTTGAAGCAAACTATCCGCGCTGCTAGGGAAGATTTGGAGAGGAAACGGGACGATAACGCAAATTCTGAGGACGAAAAGGGTGGGGAGCGGCTAGGTGAAGATGACTCTATGCAGCCTGGAAGTTCCCACGTCTACGCCGTTCTGGAGGTTTGTCTCTGCCTGTTTGTCCGCCAAATACCTACTATGAATCCCACGAGACAGGGAGCTGGTGGCTCCGGCTTGCACCTGGACTTTGCCTACGCCAAAATGGCCACCGGCACTTCATTCTTCTCGGTGCTGGGTGATGACAACGGCCTGCTGGTGGCCAGCGGACTGCAGTGCGTCGAACAGTTATTAGATCTGTGTACTCCTAAAGGTGCCCTAGCAATCCTGCCCACCGTCCTGTACATGACAACCAGCATCGTTAAGGAAATCGCCAACAAGTCGGCCATAGATAGTACCATATTGGCAAATACAAGTGCTGTGAAGGCTGCCCTGCAATGCTTGCGATCCGTATGCGTCCACAAATGGGCCAAAGTGGAGGAAACATCTGAGGAGTGGCAGCAGCTGCTTCAGAGTGCCCTAGCTACTATTGTGGATCTTACCAAGACGGCTGGTGATAACGAGGAAAGGAGAGTCGACGAGGTCACTATGCTGCTGGCCATCACTGTATTCATCCTACACACGCCAGCCTCCGTGGTGGCCACGCCATCGCTGCAATATCCGTGCATCAATCACTTCCGGCAGTGTCTGCAGTCGGAACACCTTTCCGTAAAGCTGCGCTGCATCGAGACTACACGATCGATCTTCGCGCGTGCGGAACTGAAGACGGCTACTCCCTACATTCACGCTCTCGCACCTAGGATGATTGAGTCGTTGTATGCGGAGTCCAGCAAGGTGCCCACAAGCGAGCTGGAGCTGCAGGTCACCCTCGAAAGCATTATCACCGTGGAGCAGCTGATAGACTTGTCGGAGCCACAACATC ACATACAAATGCTTACACTGTTGGTTCCCGTGCTCATTGGATTCCTAGCCGATCCCAGTCGACTACGGACGCTTCCCAAGTACCAAAGGCAGCTTCACGACCAGGCGCTGCAGTGGCTACTGAAGATCGGCCCAAAGTATCCGCAGGAGTTTAAGGCCCTGATGGGTCAAACACCAGAGCTGCGACAGAAACTAGAAGCAGCCATTCGCAGTCAACAGCAGTCGATCAATATTGCCCAAAAAGCCACCGAGGCGCAGAGGAACCTGCTGGCCAAGCCACAGAAGCCCACGATCAAGCTAAAGACGGACTTTAGTAACTTCCAATGA